GGGCGTGGACCTTGGGGAAGCTCGCGATGGCGATGGCGACCCCTTTGGAATAGATCGCGGGATCCGTGTGCTCCACGCTGGCGCAGGTCACGATCAGTCGCGGGGCATCGCCGGTATCCGACAGCGTGCCTTTGTAGGCGCCTCGGGTCAGGGTGATCCGCACCGAAGCGTCAGAAAATGACGAACGCGCGCAGATTTCGGCGCACAGCGCTTCCAACTGGGCTTGGCTCCAGGGCTGGCGCATCCGGACTGCTTGGGCCGAGGTGCAAAAACGCGCGTAATGATCCGTGAAAAATTCCGGCACGCCCTCTTTGACGCGAACCGTTTCGAAGATGCCGTCGCCCAACAGCAGACCGCGATCCATCACCGGGATGGTCGCTTCTTCTTCCGGGCTCCAATGCCCATCCACGAATGCCCAGCGCCCGCTCACCAGAGCGTTTCCTGGATGGAGCAACCCGTATCGCGAAGGCTTGGCACCTTCAGGGGGCGTCCCGCCAGCACCGAGTCCAGCGCTTGCGAGGCGAAGGGGGCCAAGGGGGGCAGTGGGGGTGTTTCCAGGGTGTCGTCCTCTAGGCTTTCCACGACCTCCCGCTCCAAACCTTGGACGGGGCCCTTCCAGCGCACTTTGCCTGCGGCGTCGATCACGACCGCGGTGGGAACGGTGCGCACACCCAGCTTGTGGGCAAGCGACATGGAGGTGTCGATCAGGACCGAGCCGCGCAGCTTCATTTCCTTGAGCCAAGGCCGCCACATCGAGGGCTTCAGGACGGCATCGGGAAAGGAACGCGCCGCCACGTAATAGATCCAGGCGCTGTCGGTGGAGTTCCAGCGCGATTCCAGTACCCGTAGCGGGCCCCCGGATTGGGATGCGTTTTCCACTTGGGGACACAACGGGTCCATCCACACCAACATGCCCGGGCGACCGTTCAGGCGGCTGGAGCGGACCGAGTCGCCGCCATCGGAGGCGACAAACGACCAGGCCGGAGCCGATTGGCCCACGGCGACGGTTGGACGGAAAATGGCGCACCCGGAAAAAGCCGTCAGCAAGACGATCACGGCGGCAACGTGTGATTTGATCATCGCAGTTCCAGGCCGATGGGGCAGTGGTCGGAGCCCATCTGGTCCGGTTCATGCCAGCAGCGCTTCACGCGGGGCCAGAGGTTTTCCGAGACCGACGCGTAGTCGATGCGCCAGCCGTGGTTGCGCGCCCGCACGCCGGGGCGGTTGGACCACCAGGTGTACTGGTTGGCGACGCCCGGATGGAAGCGACGGAAGCAATCGGCGAAGCCCGCCTCGAAGTAGGCTCCCAGGTGCTCGCGCTCGATGGGTCGGAACCCAACACTGTCCTTGTTGCCCACGGGATCTGCGATGTCGATGGCCTGGTGGCAGATGTTGTAGTCGCCCAGAAACGCCACGTCGAGGCCTTGGGAGGCCCACTGGGAGTGGCTTTCGCGGATCTTGCGATAGAATTCCAGCTTGTCGGCGAAGGCCTCTTCCGACTTGCCGCCGTTGAATACGTAGGATCCCACCACCCGCAGATTGCCCACCGACACGGTCAGAAGCCGTCCCTCGCGGTCGGCGACGTCCCACCCCATGCCTTTTTCCACCTGGACGGGCCCTAGGGATTCGCGCACCCAGGCGGCGACCCCCGAATAGCCCTTCTTGGAGCTGGCGGGGAAGAACGTGGAGCCGTACCCGGGCATTTCCACCAGGTCGGGCGGGATTTGGTCGGGTTCGGCGCGCAGTTCCTGGATGAGGACCACGTCGGCATCACTTCTGGCAAACCAGTCGCGGAAATGGGTCTTGGCGCACGCGCGCAAACCGTTGACGTTCCAGGAAACGATCTTCACAGGAGAGCAAAGATAGACGGGCCGATCATGACCATCGGGAAGCGGCGCGGATTTTCCTATGATATACTCCATCCAAGATTTCGGGAGGAATTCGTTCATGCGTCGGTTCACGCTCAGTTTCTTCGCGCTGATGGTTGCCATGGCAACCGGTTGTTCCCGCTCTCCGGCCGAATCCTTCGGGATGATCGGCTTCCGGGGCATGCGCGTCGTGTACGTTTCGGATTCCGCCGATGTCACCTACCGCGACGAGGCCACCCGGTTCGAATCGATCCCCCTCCTGACGCGCCCGGAGTCACCGGAAGTCGCCGTCCGCGCGGAAGTGGGCCAGCGCCTGTATGCCTGGGGCGCCAATTGCGGCAGCAAGTACGTGCCCAAGCGCGGGTCCTGGGATCCCAAGATGGGTCTTTCCAAGGCCTCCGACGGCTGGAATGTGGCCTCACCTGCCTTCTTGCGCAACTACGCCCGCACCACCAACACTGACTACATCGTGGTTCTCAACCGGGTGATGGTCCGCCGTGGCGACGTCACCCGCTCGGGCGAGAAGGTGCTGGGCAAACTCGGCTTTGCCGATATCACGTTGGATCTTTCCGTAATCGATGCCCGCGAAGGCAAGCGCGTGTGGCGCAGCCCTGCCCAGGGCCGCGCGGAATCCCTGACCGAACTGGGCTCCCTGACGGGCAAGGCCATCGACATTTCCATCGACAACTTCTATGCCGCGATCCCGCAGGTGCATCGGTGGGGTTGTGCGGATATGGTTGATAATTTCAAGTAGGCTTTCGCGCGGGGCTTGATGAGGACGCGGGGCGGGAACGCTTCGCGTTTTTTTGTTTCCACTGCGTGGGGCGGGTCGACTGGCGTCGGGCTGGATCTGCTGCGCAGGGCCTTTTCTCAAGGCGGCGCCTTGTGGCCGTTTTTCCGGCTGGCGCCGGTGGCGTTTCGGCTGCGCCGAGGCGTTTTCCGGACGCGGGTCCGGTGCGCCGTTTTCCGGGTGCGTCGGCACCCGGGCCCCGACCCAGGGGCCGAGCGCGCGGCCCCTGGGAACCCGCGCGCCGGGGGACTCGAACTGGAACGGCCACACCGGTTCGCTGGGGAAGTGCGAGGGATGGAGGTTAAGGCATCGCTGCCGTGTCATCAGGGACGCGATCGACATCCTCATGACACTGGCCGTTCCAATACCCGAGTCCCCCGGACCCCCACCGGTTCGGTTGGATTGCCAATTTCCGGCATCGCTTCGCTGGCCGGGCCTGGGGTGGTGGGCGAGCGGGCTGAAGGGTGGTGGGGTGGAAAGAAATCGCCGCCGTTCCCGAAAGGTCGGCGTAGGGGCAATCCTGGGATTGCCCTGAATATCGGAAACGGACAGAATGCAACGGCGGCGGCTGGCGAGGTGGCTGTTCAGGGGCGGTGGGGATTGGGGAACGCAGGCTACCTTTGGGGGGTCGGGTGGCTCGCCTGGAACCAGTGGGCAACTTTGTGGAATAGAGGGCGGACGGTCATGATTCTTGATAACAAGCTGAACATCACGGATCAGATCGAGCTCTCGAAAGCAGAGGAGAGGATCAGCAAGCAAAAAGCGCGGATTCTTTTCGATTCCGGGGACATTTCCAAGATCGCCGTGGGGACGTTCGAGGGGCTCTGCCAGATCCATTCGTATCTGTTCGGCGACATCTATGAATTCGCGGGCAAGGTCCGAAACGTGAACATCGCCAAAGGCAGTTTTCGGTTCGCGCCCTTGATGTACCTCAAGCCGTCGCTGGAAGCGATCGATGCGCTGCCGCAGAGGAACTACGAAGAGATCATCGAAAAGTACGTGGAGATGAACATCGCCCATCCGTTCCGCGAAGGCAATGGCCGAGCCACGCGCATCTGGCTGGATCTGATCCTGAAGCAGGAGCTCAAGAAGGTCGTCGATTGGAACCTGGTCGACAAGGACGAATACCTCTCGGCGATGGAGCGAAGCGTGGTGAAGGACGTGGAAATCAAAGTGCTCCTCAAGGCCGCCCTGACGGACAAGATCGAAGATCGAGCCCTGTTCATGAAGGGAATCGATGTGAGCTATTTCTACGAGGGGTATAGCGAATTCAAAACGGGGGAATTGTAGGGGTTTCTTCCGCTGCGCGGGGCCGTGTTTCCGGCTGGCGCCGGTGGCGTTTCGGCTGCGCCGAGGCTTTTTCCGGACGCGGGTCCGGTGCGCCGTTTTCCGGGTGCGTCGGCACCCGGGCCCCGACCCAGGGGCCGAGCGCGCGGCCCCTGGGAACCCGCGCGCCGGGGGACTCGAACTGGAACGGCCACACCGGTTCGCTGGGGCTGTGGGTGAATGG
This DNA window, taken from Fibrobacterota bacterium, encodes the following:
- a CDS encoding aminotransferase class IV: MSGRWAFVDGHWSPEEEATIPVMDRGLLLGDGIFETVRVKEGVPEFFTDHYARFCTSAQAVRMRQPWSQAQLEALCAEICARSSFSDASVRITLTRGAYKGTLSDTGDAPRLIVTCASVEHTDPAIYSKGVAIAIASFPKVHALPAHVKATQYLPAVLARLEADEQGCYETLFLDPRDRVLELASATFFGVRDGRIITPPLRLGLLPGITRKVVMGLAKDLRIPVREGILKRTDLNSLSEAFLTSAVRGIVPIVTLGGARVGQGAIGPITRKLMEQFRSATGR
- the xth gene encoding exodeoxyribonuclease III produces the protein MEYIIGKSAPLPDGHDRPVYLCSPVKIVSWNVNGLRACAKTHFRDWFARSDADVVLIQELRAEPDQIPPDLVEMPGYGSTFFPASSKKGYSGVAAWVRESLGPVQVEKGMGWDVADREGRLLTVSVGNLRVVGSYVFNGGKSEEAFADKLEFYRKIRESHSQWASQGLDVAFLGDYNICHQAIDIADPVGNKDSVGFRPIEREHLGAYFEAGFADCFRRFHPGVANQYTWWSNRPGVRARNHGWRIDYASVSENLWPRVKRCWHEPDQMGSDHCPIGLELR
- a CDS encoding Fic family protein, translating into MILDNKLNITDQIELSKAEERISKQKARILFDSGDISKIAVGTFEGLCQIHSYLFGDIYEFAGKVRNVNIAKGSFRFAPLMYLKPSLEAIDALPQRNYEEIIEKYVEMNIAHPFREGNGRATRIWLDLILKQELKKVVDWNLVDKDEYLSAMERSVVKDVEIKVLLKAALTDKIEDRALFMKGIDVSYFYEGYSEFKTGEL